The genomic DNA CCTTCGCCTTTCATATAGCCACTGCTGATCCAGGGGCCCCGGACCATGAGGTGCCCAAAAGCCTTTCCATCCCGGGGGAGCTCTTTCCCTTCGTCATCGACGATTTTGAGGTCCACATTGTAGATGGACCGGCCTTGTTTGGCCTTGATCGCCAATTTCTCCGGATAGGGAAGGGTGACATGATTGGGTTTCAGGGTGCCGGTTGTTCCCAGAGGGCTGGTCTCGGTCATGCCCCAGGCGTGGATAACCTCTACCTCGTAATCCTGGTCGAATGCTTGAATCATTGACCGCGGGGCGGCCGAGCCGCCGATGACCACCCTTTTCAGATAAGGCAGTTTCTTGCCCGTATCCCTCAGGTATTGGAGCAGCATCAGCCAGACCGTGGGAACGGCCATGGTCAGGGTCACCCTTTCAGTGTCGAGCAGTTCGTAGATGGACTCGCCGTCCATCCTGGCTCCGGGGAAGACCATCTTCGCTCCGCACATGGCTGCGGCGTAAGGGGTTCCCCAGGCATTGGCGTGGAACATGGGCACTACCGGCAGGACCACCTCGGCGCTGGAGAGGCCCAGACCGTCGATGGTGCAGACACAGTAACTGTGGAGGACCGTGGAACGGTGCGAATAAAGTACGCCTTTGGGATTACCCGTGGTGCCGGAGGTGTAGCACAGGCTGGAAGCGGTTTGCTCCTCAAATTTCGGCCAGATGAATTCAGGGTTCTGATCCCGGATCAGGGTCTCGTAACAGAAGACCTTGGGGAGCCGGGTTTGAGGCATGTGGGCTTCGTCGGTCATGATCACGTACCCCTTGATGGTCTTAAGTTTATCGGCAAAAGATTCCAGGAGAGGAACAAAGGAAAGATCGACAAACAGATATCGGTCTTCCGCATGGTTGGCGATATAGGCGATCTGTTCAGGGAAAAGCCGCGGGTTGATGGTGTGGAGTACGGCACCCAGGCCTGAAATCCCGAAGTAGAGTTCTAAATGCCGGTAGCCATTCCAGGCCAGAGTCCCGATCCGGTCACCGGGGTTGACCCCCAGGGATATAAGGGCACCGGCCACCTGTTTTGAGCGCTGGTGGGCTTCCCGGTAGCTGTAGCGGTGGATAGGACCTTCAATGGTTCTGGAAACCAGTTCCATGTCGCCGTGGTACAGGTCGGCGTAAGAAATGAGTGAAGAGATCAGTAAAGGGTAGTCTTGCATCAGTCCGCGCATAGTGCCTCCTTCAATATCGGGTATGATCCCGAGGGTATTTTTTTAGCGAATTGCGAGGGTCTTATATATTTTGCCGGAGGTTTCTGTCAAGCAAATAGCAGTAACGGACCAGGGCGGCCATGGCCCTGGCGGCCCGTTCGGGAGAAGGGAAGACCGGAAAGCCCTTGTTTTGAAGAAGGCCGATGAGTCGGTCCGTCCGGGCTCGATAAGAAAATCCGACCACTGGTTTTTGATAGGTCTCCGGTAACTCCATTAAGGCCTGGGCCGTTTGTTCGACAAATTTTGTAAGTTGGTCCGGAATTTGATCCTCGGGCAGGCCCATCCGCCTGAGTCCGTTTTCCAGTTGCCCGTCAGGGAGCATTAAATACATCAACAATCCTTCGGCCCGGGGATCGGCCAGGAGTGCCTGGGGGATCCCGTTAAAATAGTCGAGGGGATTTTTGGCAAAAGTGATGTCCAGAGGGTTGTTCAGACTGCCGGTACCGGGCACGAAGGGCTTGAGCTTTTCAACGGTCTCTTCCGAGAAGCCGGGCAAATCCAGGCCTATTCGGCCGCAGGCATCGGCCGCGGTGGCCCCCGGTCCCCCGGAATGGGTTTGTATGATCATCCGGTTTCCCCGGGGCAGGGGAGAGGCGCCGAGGACCGAGCAAAAATCGAAAAGCTCGGTGATGGAATCGGCCCGTAGGATACCGCTTTGACGGAATACCCCGTCATAGAGCCGGTCCGGACCGGCCAAGGCCCCGGTATGGGAAAGCCCGGCCCTTTTTCCCGTTTCAGAACCACCCACATACTAGGCTACGATCGGCTTATGGCCGGCAATCCTCCGGGCGGTTTCCATAAAAGCCCGGCCATGGCGGATGGCTTCAATGTACAGGGCGATCACTTTGGTGTGGGGACAAAGGGCCAAATACTCCAGACAATCCACCAGGTCGATGTTGGCCTCATTGCCGACGCTGATGGCCGTGGAAAAACCCAATCCGTATCCGGCCAGATAATCAAACATCTGGGTTATGAAACTCCCGCTCTGGGAAGCAAAGCCGATAAACCCGGGGAGTCCTGTAAAAGGCAAAAAGGTGGTATTGAACTTGTGATAGGGATTGGTTACTCCCAGGCAGTTCGGCCCCAGAAAGCGGATGCCGTAGTGATCGGCGACAGCCATCAGTTTTTTTTCCAGGTCCGGACCCTGTCCGCCCACTTCCTTAAATCCACCGGAGACGATGATGGCCCGTTTGATCCCTTTGCGCCCGCATTTGTCCAGTGTTTCCAAAACCAGAGCATTGGGCAGGACCATTATCGCCAACTCCGGAACCTCCGGGAGATCCATAACGTCCTGATAGGCCTTTATGTCCAAGACGCGGTCCTCCCTGGGATGGACCGGATAGAGGGACCCCTGAAACCCCAGGGACTTTATGGAATTAAACAGGTTGGTGCCCATGGCCGTGAAGCGGTTCGAGGCCCCGAAAAAGGCGATACTGTTGGGATGGACAATGGGATAGAGAAAATGTTTCTCAATAAGATGGGTCAT from Deltaproteobacteria bacterium includes the following:
- a CDS encoding long-chain-fatty-acid--CoA ligase — its product is MRGLMQDYPLLISSLISYADLYHGDMELVSRTIEGPIHRYSYREAHQRSKQVAGALISLGVNPGDRIGTLAWNGYRHLELYFGISGLGAVLHTINPRLFPEQIAYIANHAEDRYLFVDLSFVPLLESFADKLKTIKGYVIMTDEAHMPQTRLPKVFCYETLIRDQNPEFIWPKFEEQTASSLCYTSGTTGNPKGVLYSHRSTVLHSYCVCTIDGLGLSSAEVVLPVVPMFHANAWGTPYAAAMCGAKMVFPGARMDGESIYELLDTERVTLTMAVPTVWLMLLQYLRDTGKKLPYLKRVVIGGSAAPRSMIQAFDQDYEVEVIHAWGMTETSPLGTTGTLKPNHVTLPYPEKLAIKAKQGRSIYNVDLKIVDDEGKELPRDGKAFGHLMVRGPWISSGYMKGEGGQVIDEEGWFDTGDVATLDPEGFMQITDRSKDVIKSGGEWISSIDLENDALGHPAVAEAAVIGVLHPKWDERPLLIVVRKPGVECSKEEILDYMRRKVAKWQVPDDVVFVEELPHTATGKLLKTKLRNDFKDYKLP